In Oncorhynchus gorbuscha isolate QuinsamMale2020 ecotype Even-year linkage group LG08, OgorEven_v1.0, whole genome shotgun sequence, one genomic interval encodes:
- the LOC124041695 gene encoding zinc finger protein 26-like isoform X7 — translation MAVEEDSQPQPTDVEQRAEAEPILIKDEEMAEDVWKTDPQEELRITGEDSSSKAGQPQSFEQRRCDEDFISQPNISSEDSVEHCPNSDGPEEPGTTRLKSTEVFSTEQHGPDEDSLELMMVKEEKEEELDQTTALAGPDQFVMDETDGQLWTSVDPDRDTDPDGHPDFSFHGAEEYSQNISIFPSHSGFPSLPTMTDDVGPSLHSRGKSHANMFSVAAHMKRHVRTLADETRQQMPEGQSSEMLNSNNDGNSLALQPRQHQHRASEATVRMSECMTGSNMATTSTFSGYSLSRSSFNMVKRMRTQWRSGGTTERRFSCTFCGKSFQRFSQLKEHLRSHTGEKPYTCEQCGRSFTKQCNLIRHAVVHSGEKPYECTQCGKCFTRRSSMKSHQRTHIGESPVSPNVVPAYPKV, via the exons atggcTGTTGAAGAGGACTCTCAACCCCAG CCTACAGATgtggagcagagagcagaggctGAACCCATACTTATCAAAGATGAGGAGATGGCAGAGGATGTGTGGAAAACGGACCCTCAGGAAGAGCTCAGGATCACTGGAGAGG ATTCTAGTTCCAAGGCTGGGCAACCACAATCCTTTGAACAACGGCGCTGTGATGAGGACTTCATTTCACAACCCAACATATCTTCTGAAGACTCAGTGGAACATTGCCCCAATTCTGATGGTCCAGAGGAACCAGGCACAACCCGGCTCAAATCTACAGAGGTGTTTAGCACAGAGCAGCACGGGCCAGATGAGGACTCACTAGAGCTAATGATGgtgaaggaggagaaagaggaggagctgGATCAGACCACGGCCCTGGCAGGACCTGACCAGTTTGTCATGGATGAGACTGATGGGCAGCTGTGGACCTCTGTGGATCCAGATAGAGACACTGACCCTGATGGCCACCCAGATTTCTCCTTTCATGGCGCAGAAGAGTACTCTCAGAATATCTCAATTTTTCCTTCTCACAGTGGGTTCCCATCCCTACCTACTATGACAGATGATGTAGGACCATCGCTTCACTCTAGAGGGAAATCACATGCTAACATGTTCAGTGTAGCAGCACACATGAAAAGACATGTCAGGACATTGGCTGATGAGACTAGACAACAGATGCCAGAAGGACAGAGCAGTGAGATGCTGAACTCAAATAATGATGGAAATAGTTTAGCTCTACAGCCAAGGCAGCATCAGCACAGGGCTTCAGAAGCAACAGTGAGAATGAGTGAGTGCATGACCGGGTCAAACATGGCCACCACCTCCACCTTCTCTGGATACAGCCTGAGTCGCAGTAGTTTTAACATGGTGAAGAGAATGAGGACTCAGTGGAGGTCGGGCGGCACCACTGAGAGGCGTTTCAGCTGCACCTTCTGTGGGAAGAGCTTCCAGCGTTTCAGCCAGCTCAAAGAACACCTCCGGAGTCACACCGGAGAGAAACCGTACACCTGCGAACAGTGTGGCAGGAGTTTCACCAAGCAGTGCAACCTGATCAGACATGCTGTGGTCCACAGCGGGGAGAAGCCCTACGAGTGCACACAGTGTGGGAAATGCTTCACCCGGCGCTCCAGTATGAAGTCACATCAGAGAACTCACATAGGAGAGAGTCCAGTGTCTCCAAATGTGGTACCTGCATACCCTAAAGTTTAA
- the LOC124041695 gene encoding zinc finger and SCAN domain-containing protein 2-like isoform X6, protein MEKWLLKRTLNPSLQMWSREQRLNPYLSKMRRWQRMCGKRTLRKSSGSLERVGVTIRDSSSKAGQPQSFEQRRCDEDFISQPNISSEDSVEHCPNSDGPEEPGTTRLKSTEVFSTEQHGPDEDSLELMMVKEEKEEELDQTTALAGPDQFVMDETDGQLWTSVDPDRDTDPDGHPDFSFHGAEEYSQNISIFPSHSGFPSLPTMTDDVGPSLHSRGKSHANMFSVAAHMKRHVRTLADETRQQMPEGQSSEMLNSNNDGNSLALQPRQHQHRASEATVRMSECMTGSNMATTSTFSGYSLSRSSFNMVKRMRTQWRSGGTTERRFSCTFCGKSFQRFSQLKEHLRSHTGEKPYTCEQCGRSFTKQCNLIRHAVVHSGEKPYECTQCGKCFTRRSSMKSHQRTHIGESPVSPNVVPAYPKV, encoded by the exons atggagaaatggcTGTTGAAGAGGACTCTCAACCCCAG CCTACAGATgtggagcagagagcagaggctGAACCCATACTTATCAAAGATGAGGAGATGGCAGAGGATGTGTGGAAAACGGACCCTCAGGAAGAGCTCAGGATCACTGGAGAGGGTGGGTGTGACCATAAGAG ATTCTAGTTCCAAGGCTGGGCAACCACAATCCTTTGAACAACGGCGCTGTGATGAGGACTTCATTTCACAACCCAACATATCTTCTGAAGACTCAGTGGAACATTGCCCCAATTCTGATGGTCCAGAGGAACCAGGCACAACCCGGCTCAAATCTACAGAGGTGTTTAGCACAGAGCAGCACGGGCCAGATGAGGACTCACTAGAGCTAATGATGgtgaaggaggagaaagaggaggagctgGATCAGACCACGGCCCTGGCAGGACCTGACCAGTTTGTCATGGATGAGACTGATGGGCAGCTGTGGACCTCTGTGGATCCAGATAGAGACACTGACCCTGATGGCCACCCAGATTTCTCCTTTCATGGCGCAGAAGAGTACTCTCAGAATATCTCAATTTTTCCTTCTCACAGTGGGTTCCCATCCCTACCTACTATGACAGATGATGTAGGACCATCGCTTCACTCTAGAGGGAAATCACATGCTAACATGTTCAGTGTAGCAGCACACATGAAAAGACATGTCAGGACATTGGCTGATGAGACTAGACAACAGATGCCAGAAGGACAGAGCAGTGAGATGCTGAACTCAAATAATGATGGAAATAGTTTAGCTCTACAGCCAAGGCAGCATCAGCACAGGGCTTCAGAAGCAACAGTGAGAATGAGTGAGTGCATGACCGGGTCAAACATGGCCACCACCTCCACCTTCTCTGGATACAGCCTGAGTCGCAGTAGTTTTAACATGGTGAAGAGAATGAGGACTCAGTGGAGGTCGGGCGGCACCACTGAGAGGCGTTTCAGCTGCACCTTCTGTGGGAAGAGCTTCCAGCGTTTCAGCCAGCTCAAAGAACACCTCCGGAGTCACACCGGAGAGAAACCGTACACCTGCGAACAGTGTGGCAGGAGTTTCACCAAGCAGTGCAACCTGATCAGACATGCTGTGGTCCACAGCGGGGAGAAGCCCTACGAGTGCACACAGTGTGGGAAATGCTTCACCCGGCGCTCCAGTATGAAGTCACATCAGAGAACTCACATAGGAGAGAGTCCAGTGTCTCCAAATGTGGTACCTGCATACCCTAAAGTTTAA
- the LOC124041695 gene encoding zinc finger protein 263-like isoform X4 produces MASCNFQSQLLSIMEVLAKAAVAEINKRVDDSCAVIRLEMTQSQQDIDVLKRKCQMMESELKKTRVRRKERSSYPVNIVLNKQRSNSQWRDGEMAVEEDSQPQPTDVEQRAEAEPILIKDEEMAEDVWKTDPQEELRITGEDSSSKAGQPQSFEQRRCDEDFISQPNISSEDSVEHCPNSDGPEEPGTTRLKSTEVFSTEQHGPDEDSLELMMVKEEKEEELDQTTALAGPDQFVMDETDGQLWTSVDPDRDTDPDGHPDFSFHGAEEYSQNISIFPSHSGFPSLPTMTDDVGPSLHSRGKSHANMFSVAAHMKRHVRTLADETRQQMPEGQSSEMLNSNNDGNSLALQPRQHQHRASEATVRMSECMTGSNMATTSTFSGYSLSRSSFNMVKRMRTQWRSGGTTERRFSCTFCGKSFQRFSQLKEHLRSHTGEKPYTCEQCGRSFTKQCNLIRHAVVHSGEKPYECTQCGKCFTRRSSMKSHQRTHIGESPVSPNVVPAYPKV; encoded by the exons ATGGCCAGCTGTAATTTTCAGTCGCAGTTGTTATCCATTATGGAGGTATTAGCTAAAGCAGCTGTGGCAGAAATTAACAAACGTGTTGATGACAGCTGTGCAGTTATACGGTTGGAAATGACCCAAAGCCAGCAAGATATTGATGTTCTGAAAAGGAAGTGTCAAATGATGGAAAGCGAGTTGAAGAAGACACGAGTCAGGAGAAAAG AGAGATCGTCATATCCAGTCAATATTGTATTGAACAAGCAAAGGAGTAACTCacagtggagagatggagaaatggcTGTTGAAGAGGACTCTCAACCCCAG CCTACAGATgtggagcagagagcagaggctGAACCCATACTTATCAAAGATGAGGAGATGGCAGAGGATGTGTGGAAAACGGACCCTCAGGAAGAGCTCAGGATCACTGGAGAGG ATTCTAGTTCCAAGGCTGGGCAACCACAATCCTTTGAACAACGGCGCTGTGATGAGGACTTCATTTCACAACCCAACATATCTTCTGAAGACTCAGTGGAACATTGCCCCAATTCTGATGGTCCAGAGGAACCAGGCACAACCCGGCTCAAATCTACAGAGGTGTTTAGCACAGAGCAGCACGGGCCAGATGAGGACTCACTAGAGCTAATGATGgtgaaggaggagaaagaggaggagctgGATCAGACCACGGCCCTGGCAGGACCTGACCAGTTTGTCATGGATGAGACTGATGGGCAGCTGTGGACCTCTGTGGATCCAGATAGAGACACTGACCCTGATGGCCACCCAGATTTCTCCTTTCATGGCGCAGAAGAGTACTCTCAGAATATCTCAATTTTTCCTTCTCACAGTGGGTTCCCATCCCTACCTACTATGACAGATGATGTAGGACCATCGCTTCACTCTAGAGGGAAATCACATGCTAACATGTTCAGTGTAGCAGCACACATGAAAAGACATGTCAGGACATTGGCTGATGAGACTAGACAACAGATGCCAGAAGGACAGAGCAGTGAGATGCTGAACTCAAATAATGATGGAAATAGTTTAGCTCTACAGCCAAGGCAGCATCAGCACAGGGCTTCAGAAGCAACAGTGAGAATGAGTGAGTGCATGACCGGGTCAAACATGGCCACCACCTCCACCTTCTCTGGATACAGCCTGAGTCGCAGTAGTTTTAACATGGTGAAGAGAATGAGGACTCAGTGGAGGTCGGGCGGCACCACTGAGAGGCGTTTCAGCTGCACCTTCTGTGGGAAGAGCTTCCAGCGTTTCAGCCAGCTCAAAGAACACCTCCGGAGTCACACCGGAGAGAAACCGTACACCTGCGAACAGTGTGGCAGGAGTTTCACCAAGCAGTGCAACCTGATCAGACATGCTGTGGTCCACAGCGGGGAGAAGCCCTACGAGTGCACACAGTGTGGGAAATGCTTCACCCGGCGCTCCAGTATGAAGTCACATCAGAGAACTCACATAGGAGAGAGTCCAGTGTCTCCAAATGTGGTACCTGCATACCCTAAAGTTTAA